A single window of Mycosarcoma maydis chromosome 1, whole genome shotgun sequence DNA harbors:
- a CDS encoding putative ser/thr protein kinase: MESQLANLHLDGGSTADLKQGSRPSHAQASHGNRHVHPTNSSLRPLAPSSSIASNMGINMGVNMQHFNRLAASSTGLTNPNSIAQGMSRAAQQPLNGSRPSTQQQPTQAHIKSRPPSVAGGLNAAAGPSYRPAAPAAQSTKQPASAGSAVASVDLGRYDGGLERDEARGRRGTMQFDPLTLSSADAGKQHPPTRVWSLKDFEMGRPLGKGKFGRVYMVRTRAAPNKGYIIALKCMYKNELVENKVEKQLRREIEIQMNLRHPHILRLHGYFHDEGRVFLMIEFAGRGELYKLMNKLHDRRFEEKVAATYIAQMADALSYLHSKHVIHRDIKPENLLLGIKGDLKIGDFGWSVHAPGNRRQTLCGTLDYLPPEMVNGEQHDKAVDLWALGVLCYEFLEGVPPFEELENAPAGTYKRINNIDFKIPRHFSPEAADLVKALLKKKPDDRLPLTKVLRHPWIMKYDPDACRRASRGKIQ, encoded by the coding sequence ATGGAgtcgcagctcgccaacttGCACCTGGATGGCGGCTCGACGGCAGATCTCAAGCAAGGATCCAGACCGTCACATGCACAGGCATCGCACGGAAACAGACATGTTCATCCTACAAACTCGTCACTCCGACCTCTGGCGCCTTCCAGCTCAATTGCGTCCAACATGGGTATCAATATGGGTGTCAACATGCAGCACTTCAACCGTCTAGCTGCCTCCTCAACGGGGCTCACGAACCCCAACAGCATTGCACAAGGCATGAGCcgagctgcgcagcagccgctcaACGGATCGAGACCTAGCACACAACAACAGCCTACGCAGGCACATATCAAGAGTCGACCTCCTAGCGTTGCTGGCGGACTGAATGCTGCGGCTGGTCCTTCGTATCGTCCAGCggcgcctgctgctcaatCTACCAAACAACCAGCTAGTGCTGGATCAGCCGTAGCATCGGTTGATTTGGGACGATATGACGGTGGTCTGGAACGCGATGAAGCACGCGGACGTCGAGGAACGATGCAATTCGATCCGCTCACGCTTTCCTCTGCCGATGCTGGGAAACAACATCCACCAACCCGCGTGTGGTCGCTCAAAGACTTCGAAATGGGTCGACCTCTTGGCAAAGGCAAATTCGGTCGCGTGTACATGGTTCGCACTCGCGCTGCACCCAACAAAGGCTACATTATCGCCCTCAAGTGCATGTACAAAAACGAGCTAGTCGAGAACAAGGTGGAAAAACAACTTCGAAGAGAGATCGAGATCCAGATGAACCTCCGCCATCCTCATATCCTTCGACTTCACGGATACTTCCACGATGAGGGCCGAGTCTTCCTCATGATCGAATTTGCTGGTCGTGGGGAGCTCTACAAATTGATGAACAAACTACACGATCGAAGGTTCGAAGAAAAGGTTGCAGCAACCTACATCGCGCAGATGGCAGACGCTCTATCATACCtgcacagcaagcacgTCATTCATCGCGACATCAAACCAGAAAACCTTCTATTGGGTATCAAAGGCGATCTCAAGATTGGTGACTTTGGATGGAGCGTTCACGCCCCTGGAAACCGTCGTCAGACTCTGTGTGGTACCTTGGACTACTTGCCCCCCGAGATGGTAAATGGAGAGCAACACGATAAGGCAGTAGACCTGTGGGCATTGGGCGTGCTGTGTTACGAATTTTTGGAAGGTGTTCCTCCGTTTGAAGAGCTGGAAAACGCTCCCGCAGGCACGTACAAGAGAATCAACAACATCGACTTCAAGATCCCTCGACATTTCAGCCCCGAAGCTGCCGATCTGGTAAAGGCACTGCTAAAGAAGAAACCAGACGACAGGCTACCCTTGACCAAAGTGCTGAGGCATCCGTGGATCATGAAGTACGATCCAGATGCTTGtcgtcgtgcgtctcgTGGCAAAATTCAGTAA
- a CDS encoding putative histone H2AZ: MSDPRAKGGKGGAANAKNEPKKQTTQSARAGLQFPVGRIHRHLKSRTQNHVRIGAKAAVYTSAILEYLTAEVLELAGNASKDMRLKRITPRHLQLAIRGDEELDSMVRATIAGGGVLPHIHKTLIKAPSKKKALE; encoded by the exons ATGTCCGACCCGCGAGCTAAGGGAGGCAAAGGCGgcgctgccaacgccaagaaCGAgcccaagaagcagacCACCCAGTCTGCTCGTGCAGGTCTTCAG TTCCCTGTCGGACGTATCCACCGTCACTTGAAGAGCCGCACTCAGAACCATGTCCGCATCGGTGCCAAGGCCGCCGTCTACACATCGGCCATCTTGGAGTACCTCACCGCCGAGGTGCTTGAGTTGGCGGGCAATGCCTCCAAGGATATGCGTTTGAAGCGCATCACACCACGACACTTGCAGCTTGCGATTCGAGGcgacgaagagctcgacagcATGGTTCGCGCCACCATCGCCGGAGGTGGTGTGCTTCCACACATCCACAAGACGCTCATCAAGGCGccaagcaagaagaaggccTTGGAATAA
- a CDS encoding uncharacterized protein (related to MutS protein homolog 5) — MSTVTHSQALGSASETIAAASFPVQDDTHASVNQQSDPTSALAIEVLHGRMGCAVYLNDEQQLLLCEELPCAFAFDDRDPVSAARDIGPLSENPEPEVAAAVIGNNIPAFGHPSYGLVGSLLSQFRPELVVVSSRCPESLRDMLLKFAEQHRSILDVRPAKFFQVAVGLSSLEEATVFSRYTTSRDHSDLFRNEQESLSARVVLDAKVAISKSALSVAAVGPLLSSLRTRGEVGRSLTLVPLCLDDHLFLDENTLKSLNICSDDVHGFVHAKRGREGFSILVSQSLLRRWLMLPLANRLEISRRHEAVELLVRLESTSDIIQIRSQLAELGGVPQICYKLNMGVGSASTWAGLLKTCNAIIAIRNELNGLDLSKSEMLHQLKSQLVVDSLQQLTDSIGSTIDFEMSKEQGKVTVRPGVDTHLDELREQQLRLPQQLDRVASDLRGQPAFRPTTRQIGYLICVPGGEMIDMLADPTLEQQFASDEYVYLKNSRMTELDFNLGDIASFIVDKEIEILDSLQSVLQKCSPVLLAAHAALCQIDCLIAFARAATLYDLKKPNLVEKQVLRIKGSRHALKALSDESFVPNDIELHGGLGLAVESVEQESNAVAEDVGSQLAGRHVDSRPRSQRSVETAAEPASRTYSLMVLTGANSSGKSCLLQQAALAVYLCQCGSFVPAASAELGVFDKILTRMRQDESVASEGSSFTRELGRLHRAMAISTKRSLVILDEVGRECRSDDGAGLFIATIYEFLERGIECPIVLSATHHLRAIERHLPETLPIQRAHMQTLQLPTLTSTDSTLTYLYRLRPGFAGTSHACHCARLCGVPESVVERADRICRIGLRAWHDSEARRNEAVVRRLIQLDLGNEEEEERDQRRPEMDDDTARKMIRWVLEGDFDEEERTARVMSQIETERAAA; from the exons ATGAGCACCGTGACGCACTCTCAGGCGCTAGGCTCTGCAAGCGAGACAATCGCAGCTGCCTCCTTCCCAGTTCAAGACGACACCCATGCCTCTGTCAATCAGCAGAGCGACCCAACCTCGGCCTTGGCCATCGAAGTCCTGCATGGCCGAATGGGTTGTGCTGTCTATCTgaacgacgagcagcagctgttACTTTGCGAAGAACTTCCCTGTGCCTTCGCCTTCGACGATCGTGATCCTGTCTCTGCCGCCAGAGACATCGGTCCTCTCAGCGAGAATCCCGAGCCAGAAGTAGCAGCTGCCGTCATTGGAAACAACATACCTGCTTTCGGTCATCCTTCTTACGGTTTGGTGGGCAGTT TGTTATCTCAGTTTCGTCCCGAACTCGTCGTAGTGTCTTCTAGGTGTCCAGAATCGCTTCGTGACATGCTACTTAAGTTTG CCGAACAGCACCGAAGCATCCTGGACGTACGTCCTGCAAAGTTCTTCCAGGTAGCAGTGGGGCTTTCTAGTCTTGAAGAGGCAACAGTATTCAGCCGATACACAACGAGTCGGGATCATTCTGACTTGTTTCGGAACGAGCAAGAGTCCTTGTCTGCTCGGGTGGTCCTCGACGCAAAGGTGGCCATTTCGAAATCTGCCCTCTCT GTTGCAGCCGTAGGGCCGCTCTTGTCGAGCCTGCGCACCCGAGGCGAAGTCGGCCGCTCCCTTACTCTGGTGCCCTTGTGCTTGGACGAccatctcttcctcgaTGAGAACACGCTCAAAAGCCTAAACATTTGTTCCGACGATGTACATGGCTTCGTGCACGCCAAACGCGGGCGAGAAGGATTTTCTATACTTG TCTCGCAATCCCTATTGAGAAGATGGCTCATGTTGCCCCTTGCAAACCGTTTAGAGATCTCTAGAAGGCACGAAgccgtcgagctgttggTTCGTCTGGAGTCAACATCCGACATCATTCAGATCCGATCTCAGCTAGCGGAGCTCGGCGGTGTCCCTCAGATCTGCTATAAGCTCAACATGGGAGTCGGTTCAGCCTCTACATGGGCCGGGCTGCTCAAG ACCTGCAATGCGATCATAGCCATCCGCAATGAGCTGAATGGTCTTGATCTGTCCAAGTCCGAGATGCTTCACCAG CTGAAGTCACAGCTGGTCGTCGATTCCCTCCAGCAGCTGACGGACTCCATTGGAAGTACG ATTGATTTTGAGATGAG CAAGGAGCAAGGGAAAGTCACCGTTCGGCCTGGTGTCGACACGCATCTCGATGAGCTGCGTGAGCAGCAATTGCGTCTGCCTCAGCAGCTGGACCGTGTAGCATCGGACCTTCGCGGACAGCCTGCCTTCAGACCCACCACCAGGCAA ATCGGCTACCTGATCTGTGTTCCGGGAGGAGAGATGATCGATATGCTGGCCGATCCGACTTTGGAGCAGCAATTTGCCAGCGACGAATA CGTCTACCTGAAGAACAGCCGCATGACGGAACTGGATTTCAAC CTCGGAGACATAGCTTCCTTTATTGTTGACAAGGAGATTGAAATTCTTGACAGTCTGCAGTCCGTGCTACAAAAATGCAGTCCAGTCCTGCTTGCAGCGCATGCAGCTCTGTGCCAGATCGATTG TCTCATTGCATTTGCTCGCGCCGCCACTCTTTATGATCTCAAGA AACCAAATCTGGTCGAGAAACAAGTTTTACGTATCAAAGGTAGCCGGCACGCACTCAAGGCTTTGTCGGATGAAAGCTTTGTTCCAAACGACATTGAGCTGCATGGAGGACTCGGTCTTGCGGTTGAATCTGTAGAACAAGAAAGCAATGCAGTCGCCGAAGACGTCGGTTCTCAGTTGGCAGGAAGACACGTAGATTCTCGACCGAGGTCTCAAAGGTCGGTGGAAACAGCTGCCGAGCCTGCTAGCAGAACATACAGCTTGATGGTATTGACGGGGGC CAATTCTTCTGGCAAGAGCTGTCTGCTTCAGCAAGCCGCACTTGCAGTGTACTTGTGTCAGTGTGGAAGCTTTGTACCCGCCGCTTCCGCTGAACTGGGCGTGTTCGACAAGA TTCTGACGAGGATGCGACAGGACGAATCGGTGGCGAGCGAAGGCAGCTCGTTCACACGTGAGCTTGGGCGCCTGCATCGAGCGATGGCAATTTCTACCAAACGGAGTCTGGTCATCCTCGATGAGGTGGGTCGAGAATGTCGTAGCGATG ATGGTGCTGGACTGTTCATCGCAACGATCTACGAGTTCTTGGAACGAGGAATCGAGTGTCCCATTGTTCTTTCTGCAACTCACCATCTGC GAGCGATTGAGCGGCACCTACCCGAGACACTTCCGATCCAACGTGCGCACATGCAAACGCTCCAGCTACCTACCCTCACATCGACCGACAGCACTCTTACATATCTATATCGTCTTCGACCGGGCTTCGCTGGCACGTCGCACGCCTGTCACTGCGCCCGACTTTGCGGTGTGCCTGAATCAGTGGTCGAAAGAGCTGATCGGATCTGTAGGATAGGCTTGCGTGCATGGCACGATTCCGAAGCGAGGCGGAATGAAGCGGTGGTGAGAAGGTTGATTCAGTTGGATTTGGGAaacgaagaggaggaggagagggATCAGAGGAGGCCTGAGATGGATGATGACACGGCGAGGAAAATGATTCGTTGGGTGTTGGAGGGCGACTTTGATGAAGAGGAGCGGACTGCACGTGTCATGTCGCAGATCGAGACGgagcgagctgctgcgtga
- a CDS encoding phosphoribosylglycinamide formyltransferase (related to glycinamide ribonucleotide transformylase) translates to MSFPHPSSTHSFPKQKTDPSDTPTQDLASWVNKVRQRNSSSASSRIALASPRSDDVTESPASELELEFQKQRLERQQRRDRLSVSGIRGISSSNPNSPLATPSLESSSSTRFDNNQTGTMAPPDTSSQSPLLGSSPTKASGVTGIKRANSLLARYGGQYGPTGVAAGPKGPSDSPVSLANFMGGRAAGPRLGKLSGDGKSAPPEAELIHESRRVPLPGLAPNSGRSLASFLEERAEATGHRRPAAGSPASPVKELVSPGKASSPAKYLFTPAELGRPSSNVDSTGASAFASPAPPSPKKAYLDLIEKQNASVPTSTPTSPAIPRASSPSKFHRFPGADSSTTSPLLDRPASPVKGASGPSSSVHVATSPTPNDNPLRTSRPLAIPNSGSQTHSYHGSPERKDASTSPFKLEDIRGPASVTATTAQYKTDHNLGKAWTQSTEEAVAPALQVSSRSNSFANSELVGADRMPTASLSRLSAKKMVGQRIKEAQLRDVVAQKESDSMQVGTPGRSVPSSPAVRDRWPPAIQTSAAAVHLAHEERKTDSPWSPTKYGNALPGLANRSPTKETGLTPWQSPSAKKTDMVAEPRAEPIRLPGMGGSVSPFARFAENRSRTEDAIVLPDSTSVANASSNSDQVLSSLTKARARGPVRKAATADANVAPSSASTTSTDVPQTTQTRANQMTDKPSSTGSKKPTRRTTGKRIHVLVSGSGSNLQSLIDATLLDPPSGIPVIDNAQITFVLSNRKAAYGLTRAAESNPPIPTKVLALKTWQNHNPGGTREEYDRVLARAVLDGDSAEGQGTPPDLIVLAGFMHIVSESFLHALGHKTSLPATTPTIGQRPLKAVPIINLHPALPKAFDGANAIPRAFEAYKQGLTDKTGCMVHEVVADVDRGRPIIVREVPILPTYDLEQLEEAIHKVEHIIIVQAADLVLKGHLEELDRQEAEKQNATVATTRPKKGLLTDMVQLKRQDGDVVARATSIVRNASATLKQVASVTISDSSPKFAKTISLEVLTIDADGFVEQLELSGDQTFQRGEQLRREQILYDDETLAVVHKFKTARGLTETKVWIRTGLCSALHPFELGPQSMSCIEGRKVAELAHKYSTQPEVVPAGCESGELIAALSGTWALTRQGSRKRFDAAAPALYRVRRAVASTKNQPESFTIEQVDLRTSSFCSSDSFVYAVPVIGVWHGRGSPSSVRAAAVRYAQALARSVSHSIQDMSELEEGSEDSVFWKSFDQTEAYASAWLHRHRDVTTSDDSVLLDVELQEQELRLLGCSERNYYGVHDLLLPTRASKISIVNLRDRELFVIVGKDARGDRLRLACAIRAAEEMASHLQATQRTCAASIASVVPRPAVHVVVLPSRLPLEIRAASRVWSDEVAEYLTGHVLSMNVHSGTRALEDLSKLTWPRWALQDADHLPVGVAPDDIGLD, encoded by the coding sequence ATGTCTTTTCCTcatccatcatcaacgCATTCGTTCCCGAAACAGAAGACAGATCCATCGGATACGCCGACGCAGGATCTTGCATCGTGGGTGAACAAAGTTCGTCAACGCAACTCGTCGTCCGCCTCGTCTCGTATTGCACTAGCAAGCCCTCGATCCGACGACGTGACCGAGTCTCCCGCCTcagagctcgagctcgagttcCAGAaacagcgtctcgagcgaCAGCAACGCAGAGATCGCCTGTCCGTTTCAGGCATCCGCGGaatctcgtcgtccaatCCGAACTCGCCTCTCGCTACGCCAAGTTTGGAaagctcctcgtcgacaaggTTTGACAACAATCAAACTGGCACCATGGCACCTCCTGACACTTCCTCTCAGTCCCCGCTGCTCGGCTCGTCACCGACAAAGGCTTCGGGTGTCACTGGGATCAAGAGGGCCAATTCGTTACTGGCTCGCTACGGAGGCCAATATGGTCCCACGGGTGTAGCGGCAGGACCGAAAGGCCCAAGTGACTCGCCTGTCTCTCTTGCCAACTTTATGGGGGGAAGGGCAGCTGGGCCTCGCCTCGGCAAGCTATCAGGAGATGGCAAGAGCGCACCTCCCGAGGCGGAACTCATTCACGAAAGTCGTCGAGTTCCACTGCCTGGACTGGCTCCCAACTCGGGACGTTCCCTTGCCAGCTTCCTCGAGGAGCGAGCTGAAGCTACGGGTCACCGTCGACCTGCAGCCGGCTCTCCAGCATCGCCTGTGAAGGAACTCGTCTCTCCTGGAAAGGCGAGCAGCCCAGCTAAGTACTTGTTCACTCCGGCTGAACTAGGTCGCCCGTCCAGCAACGTCGATTCGACCGGCGCATCGGCCTTCGCCTCGCCAGCGCCTCCGTCGCCCAAAAAGGCCTATCTGGATCTCATTGAGAAGCAGAACGCTTCTGTTCCCACTAGCACCCCTACTTCGCCCGCCATTCCTCGCGCCTCGAGCCCATCCAAGTTCCACAGATTTCCCGGAGCAGACAGCTCCACAACCTCACCACTGCTTGATCGACCAGCTTCTCCAGTGAAAGGCGCATCCGGACCATCTTCATCTGTCCATGTGGCCACCAGCCCAACACCCAATGACAACCCGTTGCGAACATCTCGACCACTTGCCATCCCCAACTCTGGATCACAGACACATTCTTATCACGGTTCGCCCGAGCGAAAGGATGCCTCTACTAGTCCTttcaagctcgaagacATTCGCGGCCCTGCTTCTGTTACAGCTACAACAGCACAGTATAAGACTGACCACAACCTTGGCAAAGCCTGGACTCAATCTACAGAAGAGGCTGTTGCTCCCGCTTTGCAGGTCTCTAGCCGATCCAACAGCTTCGCCAACAGCGAACTGGTAGGTGCTGATCGCATGCCCACCGCCTCCTTGTCCCGACTCAGCGCCAAGAAGATGGTCGGCCAGCGCATCAAAGAGGCGCAGTTGCGTGATGTCGTCGCACAAAAGGAAAGCGATTCGATGCAGGTGGGCACCCCTGGACGAAGCGTGCCATCTAGTCCTGCCGTCCGCGATCGATGGCCTCCAGCTATCCAGACCAGCGCCGCTGCCGTGCACTTGGCCCACGAAGAACGCAAAACCGACTCTCCCTGGTCGCCAACCAAGTACGGCAATGCGCTCCCAGGTCTCGCCAATCGTTCGCCCACCAAAGAGACGGGCTTGACCCCTTGGCAGTCACCCTCCGCAAAGAAGACCGACATGGTGGCCGAACCACGAGCAGAACCTATTCGACTGCCTGGAATGGGTGGCAGTGTCAGCCCTTTTGCTCGCTTCGCGGAGAACAGATCTCGAACGGAAGATGCCATCGTCCTTCCCGACTCGACTTCTGTCGCAAATGCTTCCTCAAACTCGGATCAGGTCCTGTCATCTCTTACCAAGGCGCGGGCCAGGGGTCCCGTCCGAAAGGCTGCGACTGCAGACGCCAACGTTGCTCCTTCATCCGCGAGCACCACTTCTACAGATGTCCCTCAGACGACGCAGACACGTGCAAATCAGATGACAGACAAGCCCTCCAGCACGGGATCAAAAAAACCTACCCGCAGGACCACAGGTAAGCGCATCCACGTGCTAGTCTCTGGATCTGGCTCCAACTTGCAATCTTTGATCGACGCTACCCTGCTTGATCCTCCGTCGGGCATTCCGGTTATCGACAACGCACAGATTACCTTTGTCCTTTCGAACCGCAAAGCTGCCTACGGCCTCACGAGGGCCGCCGAGTCGAACCCACCCATCCCCACCAAGGTGCTTGCGCTCAAGACGTGGCAGAATCACAACCCGGGCGGAACTCGAGAGGAGTACGACAGAGTGCTCGCCCGAGCCGTGCTCGACGGAGACAGTGCTGAGGGCCAAGGGACCCCTCCCGATCTCATTGTGTTGGCCGGGTTCATGCACATTGTCTCGGAGTCCTTCCTTCACGCTCTAGGCCacaagacgagcttgcctGCTACCACACCCACAATCGGACAGCGCCCTTTGAAAGCAGTGCCAATCATCAATCTGCATCCCGCACTACCCAAGGCGTTTGATGGTGCCAATGCGATTCCACGTGCTTTTGAAGCGTACAAGCAGGGTCTCACCGACAAGACTGGATGCATGGTGCATGAAGTGGTGGCGGACGTCGATCGCGGACGTCCCATCATTGTGCGCGAGGTGCCCATTCTCCCAACGTACGACttggagcagctcgaggaggcCATTCACAAAGTTGAGCACATTATCATTGTACAAGCAGCCGATCTCGTGCTCAAAGGCCACTTGGAGGAGCTTGACCGTCAAGAAGCCGAGAAGCAGAATGCGACTGTCGCCACAACAAGGCCGAAGAAAGGTTTGCTAACGGACATGGTGCAACTCAAACGTCAGGACGGCGATGTGGTTGCTAGAGCTACATCAATTGTTCGAAATGCAAGCGCAACCTTGAAGCAGGTTGCAAGCGTCACCATATCCGATTCTTCGCCAAAATTCGCAAAGACAATCTCACTTGAGGTTCTTACGATCGACGCAGATGGATTTGTCGAGCAGTTGGAGCTATCTGGCGATCAGACATTTCAACGCGGCGAGCAACTCCGGCGCGAACAGATCCTGTACGATGACGAGACGCTTGCCGTCGTCCATAAGTTCAAGACCGCACGCGGTCTCACCGAAACTAAGGTTTGGATTCGAACAGGactttgctctgctctgcatCCCTTCGAGCTGGGCCCTCAATCCATGTCATGTATCGAGGGTCGCAAAGTGGCTGAACTGGCGCACAAATACTCGACCCAGCCGGAGGTGGTTCCTGCCGGGTGCGAGTCTGGCGAGCTGATCGCAGCGCTGTCAGGAACTTGGGCATTGACCCGTCAAGGCTCGCGCAAACGCTTTGATGCCGCTGCGCCGGCTTTGTACCGCGTCCGTCGAGCTGTCGCCTCGACCAAGAATCAGCCGGAGAGCTTCACAATCGAGCAGGTCGATTTGCGAACCTCGAGCTTTTGCTCAAGCGACAGCTTTGTGTACGCGGTTCCTGTAATAGGAGTGTGGCATGGACGCGGTTCGCCCTCCTCcgttcgagctgctgcagtgcGCTACGCTCAGGCGCTTGCCAGGTCTGTTTCACACTCAATTCAAGACATGTCCGAGTTGGAGGAAGGGTCGGAGGATAGTGTGTTCTGGAAAAGCTTTGACCAGACGGAAGCCTACGCCAGCGCTTGGTTGCACCGTCATCGTGATGTGACCACTTCAGATGATTCCGTCctcctcgacgtcgagctacaagagcaagagctcCGTCTACTTGGCTGCAGCGAGCGGAACTACTATGGGGTCCACGACCTGCTACTGCCCACACGGGCAAGCAAGATTTCGATTGTGAACCTTCGGGACCGGGAGCTGTTCGTGATCGTAGgcaaagatgctcgaggcgatcgactgCGACTAGCGTGCGCCATACGGGCGGCCGAAGAGATGGCTTCACATCTCCAAGCTACGCAACGAACCTGTGCAGCCAGCATTGCTAGCGTGGTGCCACGTCCTGCTGTGCACGTAGTTGTGCTACCCTCGAGGCTGCCGTTGGAAATCCGAGCTGCCTCGCGCGTGTGGTCAGACGAGGTGGCCGAGTATCTCACTGGCCATGTTTTGAGCATGAACGTTCATTCGGGCACTCGAGCGTTGGAAGATTTGTCGAAATTGACTTGGCCGCGTTGGGCGTTGCAGGATGCAGACCATTTGCCCGTGGGGGTCGCTCCGGATGACATCGGACTCGATTGA